The Scophthalmus maximus strain ysfricsl-2021 chromosome 14, ASM2237912v1, whole genome shotgun sequence region TATTTCTCCAACACGCACATGCTTCCTGAAACACAAATCACACCCAAGTCCTTACACAAACAACACTTGACCACATTCCACCTCGAGCTATTCAAACTGTTGAGAAGTCTGTTTTACCATGTCTGGTACCACCAGTCATTTGATGCCAAGCTTCATTCGAGCAGTCCGGCCTGTTGAGGTTAGTGGGCTGTGAGATGATTAACTCTCTCTTTGTCTTGCCATTGCTTTTCCTCCAGTAGGTTTCTCTCAGATCCCTTATCTGAGTCTTATCACCTCCCGGTCACAGCCCTCCTTTTTCTGTGGTCCTCAGGCTTACAGACGCACACACCTTGAACAAATATTTGGCTGCCTTAAGACTGCTTTAAGACAGccgtcctgcacacacacacacacacacacacacacacacacacacacacacacacacacacacacacgcgcacacacacacacgcacacacacacacgcacacacacacacacacacacacacacagacacacacacaaactgtatacacacatacacacacaaagatgtgGTGAAGAGTGGTGTGAAGTGAAacttatataaaaacaaatcaattctaTTCTACGTTATTCTATTAATTTCTGTTATGACCATCCCAATTTCTTTAAGGTCAGTTCACTTTTCCAAATTCGCAGAATCCAATGTTGTGATTCTAGCTCACTGCTGTGTGTCAGTACTCTTTCCTCGACTGGACCCATGAGTAATCATGTGACTCAGTTTAAAACTCAAACTCTGCTGTAATCCAAACAATATCTAGACCCAGGTCTGAGTCTGTGTActttcctgtctctctgaccCCGGGCCGTGCTCTGACTGTGGTGATACAATCAGCTGGTTATCCATTAGCTCTCGCTGACTACCTCTTCTTGCCACTTCGTCTCACTGTGTCTTAGAGCGCCAAGTTATTCAGACACGCTCAGGCAAGACCAACTGCAAAACCTAGGGCAGTGGGCGATTTGGCCTAATTAGTTTTTATCAcgataaaacattcaaataagGTGACATTGACCATCATGTATCGTGTCAGAATTTCTTTCGACTTTAAAGACTGATCTTTGCTCCTGACTGGAAGATGAAAAACTTTAGAGTGGTTTTTAACTCTTCTTTATgggcagaaaatgtcagaacagTGAAACACTTCACAATACTGAGGAACATACAAACATGTGTGATCTACCTCCTTTCATTAGCATTTTATCGATACATGCTGAACTTTTGTCATATTGCTGTTGAATAAAATCAGATCATGATAAccattgttattgttttagcACAACCGTGGCAACTTTGGTAGCCCAAATGAATGACAATGGTACAACAGAACTAAGGCAAACACGTCGTTTCTGACAATGGCATACCGATGTCACCATGCTGCAGTAAAATTGTTTGACGGATTGAATGGAGTGAGAGGAAAGACAGGGATGTTGTAGGAAAGTGAAGGGCAAACTTTCCCCCTTGGTTTTTCAAGGGGGAGGTTTTCCTTTTGCCAACTGGCtagttatttcattttcaagctACATTCCAGTGAGCTCACCAGCATTTGACCAGcctcagaatttattttttttcaaattgcaatcacacacaaaataactCGTTGTTTCAAACCAGAGAATTAAGAGTGAAAGCAGTCACTATCCATACTGTGGATAATGGTAAAAATGCTCAAATTCCTGATGTatgtttttgcttgtgtgtttgcaagttCTGAGAATAAGGCGAGAGCAGTCAGACAGTAAAGAGTAACAATCTACCACTGATCCACTGAGATAAAGTTGTCCTTGGGTCAGTGTCAAAGTCTCGCCTGCTTTATAGATCACTCTGTGACCTATAATAAACTGTGGATGTAGAAGTccaagtgctgctgctggactgtTGCTCCACTCCTGACAGTTCCTTTGTCATTATGTTTTGTCTCTCGGATAGAAAATAAAACGGGACTAAACTAAATCAAAGTGggataatccttttttttttcttctctttctttcatctctccagaacattctgtggcagcCAAAACCGGCGGTTGTTTTCCGGGCGATTCTCAGGTTACTCTTGAGGGTGGGGCTGCTAGACAGATGCGTGAGCTTCGCCCCGGTGACCGTGTCTTAGCTTCCTCAACGACAGATGGCAGTGGTCCTCTTCTCTACAGCccagttttatcatttttggACCGCCAGCCCAACATCACAAAGATCTTCTACACCATTGGCACAGACACAGGACTTAATATTACGCTCACAGCTGCCCATCTGATCTTTGTGAGCGACTGCACTGGTGGCCAGAGTGAGccgggaggggaagaggaggttAAAGAGACGCTGCTGGGCTCCATGCCGGGGGACCGGCCGAGCTGGAGAGCAGATCTGAGGTCAGTTTTCGCCAGCGAGGTCCGCCCAGGACAGTGCGTACTAGCGCCGCCAGTGAAGGTGGGGTCTCAGGCAGCGTTTTCTGTTGTTACCTttgtggaggagcagaggagcacCGGACTGTATGCCCCACTCACTCAGCATGGGTCTATAGTGGTGAACGGTGTGCTGGCATCCTGCTACGCCGCTGTGGACAATCACCACTTGGCCCACTGGGCCCTGGCCCCACTGAGATTCTTCTACAGCCTGTTAGGGCCTTCAGAACCGCAGACTGACGGGCTGCACTGGTACCCTTGGCTCCTACAGAAGCTGGGgcaaatgctgctggatgcagGACACTTCCACCCCTGGGGGATGGAGCAAAGACATAAATAGGAGCCACAGAGACATGTTTCACGCTGATGACTTCATTCAAATGCCTGTATTCAGGGGCCCCAAAGCACAGAACACAGATGTCCCTCTGAACAGAGGAAAGCGACTGAGTGTCCACCAAAGACAATTGATTTTAtagtgtaaatgtattttgtacTAAATCTACTTGCCTGTATTTGCTGTACTTCAACATACTCCTTTTTGCGGCACAAGTGAAATTGTGCGAGGGACAAAGACAGGCTGATACAATTTGCTTTAGTGTTTGAATAACTGAAGTATCAGTATAAATCAAAATCACGTGTCTAACTTTAAAACCAACATAAACACAGGCGTAAGTATCACTCCCGTTCAATGCCCACACTttagagatgaaaaaaagactgtgaTGCAATACAACAGCTTCAATCAAAAGAGTAGGTAGGTGAAGTAAGACAATCATGTTTCCTCATTCCTTTTGTAGCGTATTAACTGTAATCTGTCATTCTGCATTTGATATCAAGCTGGGACATACGGTTACAGTTAAAAGAAATTAACATATGAGGGAAAAGGGGAAGTATCATGAAGGAAACCAAGGACATAACATTTAACGCTCTGTATGTTCATAGGTATTTATACAGTCAAGTAACAATGAGAGAAAGGACAACAAATTAACTCTAGTGCCGAGATCATAATCGATCCTCTCCGTGGAGCCTAAAGCGCATATTAGAATTAACTGACAAAATAACATTCAACTGGAAAAACTCAGAAGATCATTGAAATGTggacatttctactttattttatCAGGTAttttgtgacatgtttttcattgtttcaggTTTTCAGGTCAGTAATACCTAGTTAAGATATACACAATACTCAGGCTGTATTCAACTACTGTATTAAGCAACAGCTATGCATCTCGATAAATTAACCGCTATCTTTAATCTTGAATAGTAAGAGTTTGTTCGATAGCTTTGTATTCCATCGATCACCCAAGACAATCTTAATTTTAACTCTGTGAGAAGTAGATCTCATCTTGTGATATGTGGCCGAATGTACACGGCTACACATATATGCTTGTTGAGCATGTTTTGTGACGATTCGAACAGTTGCCATTATCAAGAAACTCCAAGGCCTTCTTTTGTAGGGGCCTGCTCAAAGATTtgttaaatatgtatattaaGCTGTTGTTGGAGAGACTATTTAAAGATCTATTTTTAGAAAATAATgtaaactattattatttttggcaaCTATGTGCATACAATTTGTATTTGAAacataaagttgttgtttttaaaccaaCACTACTGTGTGTATTATTTGCAACACTACTAACTCCTGAAGCACTAAGAAACACTGTTATCTGTGTGTAATAATGCACTTTCTTAAATACATCATGATTGCTTGGATAGaaaggcttttattttcttaGAATCACCAATGACGAGAAACCATGGTGACGAACAACTGGGTTTCGGACACATTCTGACACTCACCTGTTGATATGTAAAAAGCCCTTAGCCCGTGGTCACTGTAAATGGTGAATCGTGGCATCAGCTGGTACAATGTGAAGCATTGAATAGCTGTGGTTACAGGGTGGGCTGCTGGTTGGTTTCAGTACCACGGACAGCAGCACTTCTGCAAcactcctctttcctcctcttgacGGCTGTgagtgttttgggtttttttccaggatCGAGGGTGAGTCCTTGAACACAGCACGCCCTGCTGGAGGCATAAGGACTTGCAGAGAAGACATCACAAAAATCACATATAAATATCCAGCACAGGGAGCTGGACACTTAGTGTTGTGTCTTTTGGTCCTCACTACTTGTTAAGTCAAACTTGATCTTACGCAgagagaataaataaacaagaccGGAGACTGATCTGTCCTACTGCGCTTGGAGCACTTAAATGCACCACACAGAGCTACCGGAGAGACAGTCCGGAAGTAAACaaacctgctgacaaacagacgcCGATGATCGCAATAAAGAAATGCAACACATGTTAAATCTTGAGTCTTCAGAGAGGCAACCGGTAAGAGATGGGGCGATGAGATGTCTGGACTTTTTCCTATGCTTGCTGCTCATTGATGAACTGTTGCGTGGTTATGCTGGGATCACGTCCGGTTTCTGCTACGAGGGTCGGACGCCCGCTTACACGTGGCATTCAATGTTTGTAGGATAGTTTGTCTGTAAGATGTGGTCGCAAATACAACACTGATGGTTTGTGGGTTGTTTGCTGCATTTAGTTAGATTTTGATCACAGCTTGGGTGAAAAAGTAAAtgataaaatgtaaagaaaatataaatataaaaagtacaTCATATATTTCTTGATATCTAGATTTCTGCTGCACCTAAATTATTTGTGATATTATGTGTatattccttatttttttctttgtgtttaaaGGTTTTTCACCTAATGGTGTGTTCAATgggaaatatagaaatatggaACAAAACTAAACTGCTGACTCAAAATAAAAGGAGGAAGCAAAACGCAAAGCCAAGTTTAATAACATTCTAAAAGATTTGTCACTCCCTTTCAAGCAGGGGAAATAGGGAAGCTTGACACTCCTACTTGTTTTTATATGTGGACATTAGAATCGGAAAAACTGACGTAGAAATgtatctgtttgttgtttttttacttgatgATTGACCAGGAACAACAAGAACCACAAAAGATCAGTGGGGAGATTGTAAGTAATCTTTATTATTTCCGGTCAGTTAGGTAAAggaaaaaccttttttgttgtATCCCATAGCTAATCGCAGGAGACTGATCCATAAAGACAGATCGAGAACCAGACCCAGGTAAAACACTCACCATGTTATACATAaactatgaaaacaaaatatgagaGGTGAAACTGAAAACCAAAAATCTGTCCACCTGAGTCTGGGGGTTTGGAATTGATCTCTATGTGTCTGGTCTCCGTGTGATCATGTTTAACTCGTTCGTATCATGATTACCCGGCAACATTTTGAGGCAAGGCTGATGAACAACAAGCAGTTATAATAAAGTCTAACACGAAGGGGAATGATGGAAAAATATACAGCATATATCTGCCTATCATGCCGCTTACCaagattaagaaaataaattataagacaaaattaaaaaaaagcctgtttCAGCTGCCTCAAAAGTGACCCAAGTatcattttcttaaatcaagGGTGTTCACACAACACATGGGAAGTCAGCATGCTCACAGTAACTCACATACAgatatgaatgtatttatataatatgTATGTCATCACAGCTTGGCAAAATTACACTTATACACAACAAATGCACAATAACACCTGGAATCATAATACCAGCCAGTGGAAAAAGACCCAAATACATTTGCGCTGCCTTTGTCCAGCTTTACTGTAAAACGGACGGCCTCGGCCCCCGGCGGGTGGCGGTGATATCGTCCAATAACAGTAGCCTATAGATAAAGAATTTATGCTTCccataaacacgcacacatacaatCACACATACATACGGTTTCTCTCACACGTATTACATGTCAGTAACATCATGATAAATGTGAATCTGCTTTGGGTCGGTGACGGCAATGAATGACAGTGTGTGAGATAGTTTTAACTACCTACAGTGTGTGACTATGTTGAGAGCGGTAAACCtgacaaaagtacaaaacacTCCTCAGTTGGCAATTATGTTGACATAGTTACATTAGGCTTTATGTAATCATTGCTCGGCagcatacaaaaataaaagaagttgCTCTGGTGCATATTCGGAGTCATCTGCATTTGAGCTAAGTCGTCTCTATGCAAACAGAAGGAATTGTTTTCggcacttttcttttccaattaaTGAGGCTCGCTCAGTTAtcatattttgattattattattattagttcgTTGGctagctttttaaaatttgttttagCAAGCCTGACTAATGCATATTTGGAATCTCTCGTGAAAAGAccactgtcaaaaaaacacgtctgttaaaaaaaaaatattttaacagtcatttttttctgctctgagACCAGTctttctgttttgattttctaAAACCTTTTTTCGTATATAAGTCCTGCTGTCACCGTAACTGTAGGCTGGTGTTCGATGACCACTTAACTGCATATGCATTTATTAGGATTTTAACAACAGCGTCATTCTACCTATACCACCATAGAATCTAAACTAATACAACAACCAAAGGCCCATGATTCACAAGTCACTAATTAAAGTAGGGGTAAAGGATTGGCTGGATGCGTCCAAACGGCAATGTGTCAGGAGTGTGATCACCCGTCTGAGAACCGAAGGACTTGATTGGACTTTGGCACCTTTTGTGCTCAAAGGTCTTTTTGCAGATTGATGAGATGAAGTTGCCAGCTAGAAATATCTGTGTCCTCTGAGTCTGCTTTTAGTAATTGCACCCCCTGCACCTTTGTgaaacattgtgtgtgtccgtgttcgtgtgtccgtgtccatgttcgtgtgcgtgcgtgcgtgcgtgcgtgcgtgtgtgtgtgtgtgtgtgtgtgtgtgtgtgttggtgtgtaggGGTACTTGCTACAATTTGCATTGTCTTAATAATTTCACACAGTTCCCAATCTCTCAATATCAGATGACAgaagcacttttcaaaagatGTCTTCTCTGTTATGGTGGTGGACTATGCCTTGGAGAATTTATGATGCGACatgactaaaaataaaacattataatgAAATTACAACAGTAGCCATTGCTGAGGTTCCCCAGTCCCCGCAACAAACTTTCTCCCATCATCTCCTCTGTTACGGAGAAGCAACCTACCAGGCAGCAAGACCAAGTGGCGCTTGTGAAATGACTACGTTCATCTGTAATTCATAAATGGCGGCAGAAATCCACAGAAATGGCGAGATCCGCTTTTAGCACAGTGTGCCAGACCTTAGAAATGCATGATTTCAGCAAGGGCTGAGACAGCTCTGCTTCTATGGCCAAAGTCCTAGTTAAGATACAGTATCAGGGCAAGAGACGATATGAAGGAGAGAGGCAAGATGACGGGAgacataaagaaagaaactggAATGACGTTCTGTCCTCCCTCATTCACAGCCTCTGGGTGAAGTTTTCGGGGAA contains the following coding sequences:
- the LOC118282761 gene encoding indian hedgehog B protein, producing the protein MRISFLPLTASLCALVLLLAPASEGCGPGRGYGKRRLPKKLTPLAYKQFSPNVAEKTLGASGRPEGKITRNSERFKELTPNYNTDIIFKDEEDTGADRLMTQRCKDKLNSLAISVMNMWPGVKLRVTEGWDEDGHHSEDSLHYEGRSVDITTSDRDRNKYAMLARLAVEAGFDWVYYESKAHIHCSVKSEHSVAAKTGGCFPGDSQVTLEGGAARQMRELRPGDRVLASSTTDGSGPLLYSPVLSFLDRQPNITKIFYTIGTDTGLNITLTAAHLIFVSDCTGGQSEPGGEEEVKETLLGSMPGDRPSWRADLRSVFASEVRPGQCVLAPPVKVGSQAAFSVVTFVEEQRSTGLYAPLTQHGSIVVNGVLASCYAAVDNHHLAHWALAPLRFFYSLLGPSEPQTDGLHWYPWLLQKLGQMLLDAGHFHPWGMEQRHK